Proteins encoded in a region of the Streptomyces sp. NBC_01471 genome:
- the mgtA gene encoding magnesium-translocating P-type ATPase — MPGLPGWVTSVGQAPEAAAAPEPGSGASVRAVRVAEGVPAADGAVPDLGALTSLQVLRALDSGPRGLTDVVADARLRRFGENTLPARRPVPWLVRFLRSVRDPFTAVLLCLGVVSSLVAAWGTACVITALVVVSCALRSAGEHRADRSMGALRELVASTATVLRRSADDAVPVAREVPVDQLVPGDVVRLGPGDLVPADVRLLRAVGLSVNQAVLTGESAAVTKSAADVPVPASGDAGFDRAHLCFQGSSVASGSGSAVVLATGARTRFAAGQGAAGPRGPSAFDRSVHGISWILIRFMLLTPPLVLMANAALRGRGLETLPFAVAVAVGLTPEMLPVIVTSCLARGASLLARHHGVIVKRLPALHDLGAVDVLCLDKTGTLTQDLPVVDRALDADGADDRDVLHWAAVNAWWTLQLADLPAPDPLDEALLDASDGEEFLPYEGIAALPFDPVRRMATAVVRRPGRLGVDTLVVKGAVENVLERCALDGAERERLLAAAGDHVRNGARLLAVATAERPARKRAYTAADERGLSFRGFVTLRDALVPSAAEALPALAGMGVAVKVVTGDHPGTAARACQELGLEPGDVLTARDVDALTDGQLAAAVRDTVVFARCTPEHKARIVRALRADGRVCGFLGDGVNDLPALYAADVGICPRDAVDVAREGADVVLAEHAKDLSAVEHALTAGRHSSGNIATYLRITLSSNLGNVIAMLAAGLLLPFLPMLPAQVLVQNLCFDAAQLAFAYDRPAPGALSRPATLRSRHFLRFITGFGALNAVADLATFGVLALAVHGPGGPDSETVFHSGWFVENLLTQSLVMLLLRTGRRAAEGTSPVRWSAAALATVGLLLPLSPLGPLLGMAALPGLYYPLLLVVLGLYAVGLAAARRRYDSRRTQAG; from the coding sequence ATGCCGGGGCTCCCCGGCTGGGTCACCTCCGTGGGACAGGCACCTGAGGCCGCCGCGGCCCCGGAGCCCGGTTCCGGGGCCTCCGTCCGGGCCGTGCGGGTGGCGGAGGGTGTTCCGGCGGCCGACGGCGCCGTGCCGGACCTGGGTGCGCTGACCTCGCTCCAGGTGCTGCGCGCCCTGGACAGCGGCCCGCGCGGGCTGACGGACGTGGTGGCCGACGCACGGCTGCGGCGGTTCGGCGAGAACACGCTGCCCGCCCGGCGGCCCGTTCCGTGGCTCGTACGGTTCCTGCGCAGCGTCCGGGACCCCTTCACCGCCGTGCTGCTCTGTCTCGGTGTGGTGTCGTCGCTGGTGGCGGCATGGGGCACCGCCTGTGTGATCACCGCGCTCGTGGTGGTGAGCTGTGCGCTGCGCTCCGCGGGGGAGCACCGCGCCGACCGCTCGATGGGCGCGCTGCGGGAGCTGGTGGCCAGTACGGCGACGGTGCTCCGGCGGTCCGCGGACGACGCGGTTCCGGTGGCCCGTGAGGTGCCGGTCGACCAGCTGGTGCCCGGCGACGTGGTCCGGCTCGGCCCGGGCGATCTGGTGCCCGCCGATGTGCGGCTGCTGCGGGCCGTCGGACTGAGCGTGAACCAGGCGGTGCTCACCGGGGAGTCGGCGGCGGTCACCAAGTCGGCTGCCGATGTTCCCGTACCGGCGTCCGGTGACGCCGGGTTCGACCGCGCACACCTCTGCTTCCAGGGCAGCAGTGTCGCCTCGGGCAGCGGCAGCGCCGTCGTGCTGGCGACGGGGGCGCGGACGAGGTTCGCCGCCGGACAGGGGGCGGCCGGGCCGCGCGGGCCGAGCGCCTTCGACCGGTCGGTGCACGGTATTTCGTGGATCCTCATCCGGTTCATGCTGCTCACTCCGCCACTGGTGCTGATGGCGAACGCGGCGCTCCGCGGGCGGGGTCTGGAGACGCTGCCGTTCGCCGTCGCGGTGGCGGTCGGACTGACGCCCGAGATGCTCCCGGTGATCGTCACCAGCTGTCTGGCGCGGGGCGCCTCCCTCCTCGCCCGCCACCACGGGGTGATCGTCAAGCGGCTGCCCGCGCTGCACGATCTGGGCGCGGTGGACGTGCTGTGCCTGGACAAGACGGGGACGCTCACCCAGGATCTGCCCGTTGTCGACCGGGCGCTGGACGCGGACGGCGCGGACGACCGCGACGTGCTGCACTGGGCCGCGGTCAATGCCTGGTGGACCCTCCAGCTGGCCGACCTGCCCGCCCCCGACCCGCTCGATGAAGCGCTGCTCGACGCGTCGGACGGCGAGGAGTTCCTGCCGTACGAGGGGATCGCGGCGCTGCCCTTCGATCCGGTGCGCCGCATGGCGACCGCCGTCGTACGCCGTCCCGGCCGGCTGGGCGTCGACACCCTCGTGGTGAAGGGCGCCGTCGAGAACGTGCTGGAGCGGTGCGCGCTCGACGGTGCGGAGCGGGAGCGGCTCCTCGCGGCGGCCGGGGACCACGTACGGAACGGGGCCCGGCTGCTGGCCGTCGCGACCGCCGAGCGCCCGGCGCGCAAGCGGGCGTACACCGCTGCCGACGAGCGCGGCCTCAGTTTCCGCGGCTTCGTGACCCTGCGCGACGCGCTGGTGCCGAGCGCAGCCGAGGCGCTGCCCGCACTCGCCGGGATGGGCGTCGCGGTGAAGGTCGTCACGGGTGACCACCCCGGTACGGCCGCCCGCGCCTGCCAGGAGCTGGGGCTCGAACCGGGAGACGTGCTGACCGCGCGGGACGTGGACGCCCTCACGGACGGCCAACTGGCCGCGGCGGTACGCGACACGGTCGTCTTCGCCCGCTGCACCCCCGAGCACAAGGCGCGGATCGTCCGGGCGCTGCGGGCCGACGGCCGCGTCTGCGGGTTCCTCGGGGACGGGGTCAACGACCTGCCCGCCCTGTACGCGGCGGATGTCGGGATCTGCCCGCGCGATGCGGTGGACGTGGCGCGGGAGGGCGCGGATGTGGTGCTCGCTGAGCACGCGAAGGACCTCTCGGCCGTCGAACACGCGCTGACGGCCGGACGCCACAGCAGCGGCAACATCGCGACGTACCTGCGCATCACGCTCTCGTCCAACCTCGGCAACGTCATCGCGATGCTCGCCGCCGGTCTGCTGCTGCCGTTCCTGCCGATGCTTCCGGCCCAGGTGCTGGTGCAGAACCTCTGCTTCGACGCGGCGCAGCTCGCGTTCGCCTACGACCGACCGGCCCCCGGTGCGCTGAGCCGCCCCGCCACCCTGCGGTCACGCCACTTCCTCCGTTTCATCACCGGTTTCGGCGCGCTCAACGCGGTCGCCGACCTCGCGACGTTCGGGGTGCTGGCGCTCGCCGTGCACGGCCCCGGAGGCCCGGACAGCGAGACGGTGTTCCACTCCGGCTGGTTCGTGGAGAACCTGCTGACCCAGTCGCTGGTGATGCTCCTGCTGCGCACGGGACGGCGGGCTGCGGAAGGGACCAGTCCGGTCCGCTGGTCCGCGGCCGCCCTCGCCACCGTGGGACTGCTGCTCCCGCTCTCCCCGCTGGGGCCGCTGCTGGGGATGGCGGCGCTTCCAGGGCTCTACTATCCGCTGCTCCTGGTGGTGCTCGGCCTGTACGCGGTGGGGCTCGCGGCGGCCCGGCGCCGGTACGACAGCCGCCGTACGCAAGCGGGTTGA
- a CDS encoding FhaA domain-containing protein, producing MGVMKKFEQRLEGLVNGTFAKVFKSEVQPVEIAGALQRECDNNATIWNRERTVVPNDFIVELSTPDYERLSPYSGQLGDELSGLVRDYAKQQRYAFMGPIKVHLEKAEDLDTGLYRVRSRTLASSTSQQGADHGPAAPAPQRDAGGYGYPPAAAPPMPASPPPGGNRPAPGRAPAPGPMPSTQIRRWIEVNGTRHQISRATLVLGRSTEADVRIDDPGVSRRHCEIRAGSPSTIQDLGSTNGIVVDGQHTTRATLRDGSRIVVGNSTIVYRQAEG from the coding sequence ATGGGAGTCATGAAGAAGTTCGAGCAGCGTCTCGAAGGTCTGGTCAACGGCACCTTCGCGAAGGTGTTCAAGTCCGAGGTCCAGCCCGTCGAGATCGCCGGTGCGCTCCAGCGCGAGTGCGACAACAACGCAACGATCTGGAACCGCGAGCGGACGGTCGTCCCCAACGACTTCATCGTCGAACTGAGCACACCGGACTACGAGCGCCTCAGCCCGTACTCGGGACAGCTCGGCGACGAACTCTCCGGGCTGGTCCGTGACTACGCCAAGCAGCAGCGGTACGCCTTCATGGGCCCGATCAAGGTCCACCTGGAGAAGGCGGAGGACCTGGACACCGGTCTCTACCGCGTCCGCAGCCGCACCCTCGCATCGAGCACCAGCCAGCAGGGCGCCGACCACGGCCCCGCCGCACCGGCCCCCCAGCGGGACGCCGGCGGTTACGGGTATCCACCGGCCGCGGCCCCGCCCATGCCCGCATCACCTCCGCCCGGAGGCAACCGCCCGGCACCCGGCCGCGCGCCCGCTCCGGGACCCATGCCGAGCACCCAGATCCGGCGCTGGATCGAGGTCAACGGCACCCGCCATCAGATCTCGCGCGCCACCCTGGTCCTCGGCCGCAGCACCGAAGCCGACGTGCGTATCGACGACCCCGGCGTATCCCGCCGGCACTGTGAGATCCGCGCCGGTTCCCCCTCGACGATCCAGGATCTCGGTTCCACCAACGGCATCGTGGTAGACGGACAGCACACCACCCGCGCTACGCTCCGCGACGGCTCGCGGATCGTCGTGGGCAATTCCACCATCGTTTACCGGCAAGCCGAAGGGTGA
- a CDS encoding TetR/AcrR family transcriptional regulator C-terminal ligand-binding domain-containing protein, whose amino-acid sequence MPQPESRRTRLSTEREAEIFTVTLDLIREVGYEAARLDTVAQRSQCSKATLYRRWQGKPRLVSEALRHGKPFTLSGLDTGSLRGDLYEMTSRIGKARKDHALMRGIALAVRQDSALAEAMHETLVRPDLEAARGIVDRAIARGEVDPANPALAFFPHLIQGAGFARLVFDQREPDADYLRRYVDAVALPVLLREIDGSATDTT is encoded by the coding sequence ATGCCGCAGCCCGAGTCCCGAAGAACACGGCTGTCGACCGAGCGGGAGGCGGAGATCTTCACCGTCACCCTCGACCTGATCCGCGAGGTCGGCTACGAAGCCGCCCGCCTCGACACCGTCGCGCAGCGCTCCCAGTGCAGCAAGGCCACGCTGTACCGGCGCTGGCAGGGCAAGCCCCGGCTGGTGTCGGAGGCGCTGCGGCACGGCAAGCCGTTCACCCTGTCCGGGCTGGACACCGGCTCCCTGCGAGGGGATCTGTACGAGATGACCTCCCGCATCGGGAAGGCCAGAAAGGACCACGCCCTGATGCGCGGCATCGCCCTGGCCGTCCGGCAGGACTCCGCGCTGGCGGAGGCGATGCACGAGACGCTGGTGCGGCCCGACCTGGAGGCGGCCCGCGGGATCGTGGACCGCGCCATCGCACGCGGAGAGGTCGATCCGGCGAACCCGGCCCTCGCCTTCTTCCCCCACCTCATCCAGGGCGCGGGCTTCGCCCGGCTGGTCTTCGATCAGCGCGAGCCCGACGCCGACTACCTGCGCCGCTACGTCGACGCCGTCGCCCTGCCCGTGCTGCTCCGGGAGATCGACGGCAGCGCCACGGATACCACCTGA
- a CDS encoding LCP family protein, which yields MKTSDRTTRGNERVPRPTSRGKRNGEQNSANHGTAGYGTAGHGPPQQGPHDTHSTHGTARGPKRRKRQKRSRARLVLAIAVALLVLATAGAGWVYLRLNGNINSFSSDGISADRPTASAKGQNVLVIGSDTRTGGNSALGGGDKNDVGRSDTAFVLHIYADHKHAIAVSIPRDTLVTIPSCKLPDGSWTKPQPHTMFNAAYSVGQTAKGNPACTQNTVEKLTGLRIDHTVVVDFEGFSKLTGVVGGVQVCLPQNIYQRDLDPNRTTRGKLLFTKGKQSVSGQKALDYVRIRHGIGDGSDIGRIKRQQAFVSSLIKKVKDDGFTPTKLLPLADAATHSLTVDPGLSTADKLLSFVMSLKSIDLHNTKFVTVPWRYEGARVAMVEPAASALWSDLRGDRTIDGKDASGKDRKNGTSAPPAPSSKPAPAGPVSGAGIAVSVQNGTTVTGLAARAAQTLRDHGFTVNGTATAPTQDHTSTVITYGPGQQSRAETVARLFVGATLQEAGASAGTQTTGITVTLGQVYADNPSATPDSNPAPAASPSSSLPASVASGARSGDDGPCSDVSYG from the coding sequence ATGAAAACGAGCGATCGGACGACACGCGGCAACGAGCGGGTCCCCCGGCCCACGAGCAGAGGGAAGAGGAACGGCGAGCAGAACAGCGCGAACCACGGGACAGCGGGATACGGGACAGCGGGCCACGGCCCGCCCCAGCAGGGACCGCACGACACCCACAGCACCCACGGCACGGCCCGGGGCCCCAAGCGCCGGAAACGCCAGAAGCGCAGTCGCGCACGGCTCGTGCTCGCCATAGCCGTGGCCCTTCTGGTGCTGGCCACAGCGGGCGCCGGATGGGTCTACCTCCGGCTGAACGGAAACATCAACTCCTTCAGCTCGGACGGCATCTCGGCGGACCGCCCCACGGCCTCGGCCAAGGGCCAGAACGTGCTGGTCATCGGCTCGGACACGCGGACCGGCGGCAACAGCGCCCTGGGCGGCGGCGACAAGAACGACGTGGGCCGCTCCGACACGGCATTCGTCCTGCACATCTACGCCGACCACAAACACGCGATCGCCGTCTCCATCCCCCGCGACACCCTCGTCACCATCCCGTCCTGCAAACTGCCCGACGGCAGCTGGACCAAGCCGCAGCCCCACACGATGTTCAACGCGGCCTACTCCGTCGGCCAGACCGCAAAGGGCAATCCCGCCTGTACCCAGAACACGGTGGAGAAGCTCACCGGTCTGCGCATCGACCACACGGTCGTCGTCGACTTCGAGGGCTTCTCGAAGCTGACCGGCGTCGTCGGCGGCGTACAGGTATGCCTGCCGCAGAACATCTACCAGCGGGATCTCGATCCGAACCGCACCACCCGCGGCAAGCTCCTCTTCACCAAGGGCAAGCAGAGCGTGTCCGGGCAGAAGGCGCTCGACTACGTACGGATCAGGCACGGAATCGGTGACGGCTCGGACATCGGACGGATCAAACGCCAGCAGGCCTTCGTCTCCTCCTTGATCAAGAAGGTGAAGGACGACGGATTCACCCCCACCAAGCTGCTGCCGCTCGCCGACGCGGCCACTCACTCGCTGACCGTCGATCCGGGGCTCTCGACCGCCGACAAGCTGCTCTCCTTCGTGATGTCGCTGAAGAGCATCGATCTGCACAACACCAAGTTCGTCACCGTCCCCTGGCGGTACGAGGGTGCCCGCGTCGCCATGGTCGAGCCGGCCGCGAGCGCCCTCTGGTCCGATCTGCGGGGTGACCGGACGATCGACGGCAAGGACGCCAGCGGCAAGGACCGCAAGAACGGCACGTCCGCACCCCCGGCCCCCTCCTCGAAACCGGCCCCCGCAGGGCCCGTATCCGGTGCCGGGATCGCCGTCAGCGTCCAGAACGGCACCACCGTCACCGGTCTCGCGGCCCGCGCCGCACAGACCCTCAGGGACCATGGCTTCACCGTCAACGGCACGGCGACGGCCCCCACCCAGGACCACACGTCCACCGTGATCACCTACGGGCCGGGCCAGCAGAGCAGGGCGGAGACCGTGGCGCGGCTCTTCGTGGGAGCGACCCTCCAGGAGGCGGGCGCCTCTGCCGGTACGCAGACCACCGGCATCACCGTGACCCTGGGCCAGGTCTACGCCGACAACCCCTCGGCGACACCGGACAGCAACCCCGCACCGGCGGCCTCCCCGTCCTCCTCGCTGCCCGCCTCCGTGGCATCCGGCGCCCGCTCCGGGGACGACGGACCGTGCAGCGACGTGTCTTACGGATGA
- a CDS encoding metalloregulator ArsR/SmtB family transcription factor, whose amino-acid sequence MAAGVERFPDPSAEVLAEAAAAFGLLASSARLHIVWALAQGESDVSGLAERVGGALPAVSQHLTKLKLAGLVRSRREGRRQVYFVDDPDVVTVVRLVVGQLADRADAGAPRLGHLRGTGT is encoded by the coding sequence GTGGCGGCAGGCGTCGAGAGATTCCCGGATCCTTCCGCCGAGGTGCTCGCGGAAGCGGCGGCCGCGTTCGGTCTGCTCGCCTCGTCGGCCCGGCTGCACATCGTGTGGGCGCTGGCACAGGGCGAGAGCGACGTGAGCGGTCTGGCCGAGCGGGTGGGCGGAGCGCTCCCCGCGGTGAGCCAGCACCTGACGAAACTGAAACTGGCCGGTCTGGTGCGCTCCCGGCGGGAGGGGCGGCGGCAGGTGTACTTCGTCGACGATCCCGATGTCGTGACTGTCGTACGGCTCGTGGTCGGCCAGCTGGCCGACCGGGCCGATGCCGGGGCTCCCCGGCTGGGTCACCTCCGTGGGACAGGCACCTGA
- a CDS encoding DHA2 family efflux MFS transporter permease subunit, with the protein MSSAPADAAVGTISPAAAPPTPSASPPPSHRWWALVVIGLAQLMVVLDATIVNIALPSAQQDLGFSNDDRQWVVTAYSLAFGSLLLLGGRLADLFGRKTTLLIGLIGFAASSALAGAAGGFDLLVVGRALQGAFGAMLAPSALSLLTTTFTDPKERGRAFGVFGAIAGSGGAVGLLLGGVLTEHLNWRWTLYVNLVIAVLAVAGALLFIRRPAPAQRPKLDLLGTLLVSSGLFCIVFGFSNAETYAWSDPMCWGFLAGGVALLLAFTGWQTRAVHPLLPLRVFADRNRSASYLMVFATGAGMFGIFLFLTYYLQQILGYTPVKTGLAFLPMILMLMVLAQLSINVLMPRIGPKIMVPIGTLLAAGGLVWLTKLDLSSSYSADILPPLLLIGAGIGMVMPPAMSLATLGIAPADQGVASATVNTMQQVGGSIGTALFSTMATTAAGDYVKDHGTSKPALAEAAVHSYATVYWWAAGLFAVGFVIAIFLYRTGRPLAAAPAPAGAQANGATEGAAAVTPQDRPTAELPATGVPAGPPQASVRGRVLGEHGAPVASAVTLIDQGGRQVARAVPAPDGSYALSAPHGRYVLVASAPDCRPRISELVLGTEPVDHNVQLAGTGGLFGTVSGTAGPLEGALLVVTDAEGSVVDSTVSAADGGYRLPSLPPAAYTLTAGAEGHQPYAALVTVTGSAPTRHDAALTAAATVRGTVHGPQGAPVNDALVTLLDAAGNVVARHTTGPDGVYTFTGLTGLDYTLIAAGYPPAASQLTVPSDAQNGFDVLLGHSD; encoded by the coding sequence ATGAGTTCCGCACCCGCCGACGCGGCCGTCGGCACCATATCCCCGGCCGCCGCGCCACCGACTCCATCGGCATCACCACCCCCGTCACACCGCTGGTGGGCCCTCGTGGTCATCGGCCTCGCGCAGCTGATGGTGGTGCTGGACGCCACCATCGTGAACATCGCACTGCCCTCGGCCCAGCAGGACCTGGGATTCTCGAACGACGACCGGCAGTGGGTCGTCACCGCCTACTCACTGGCCTTCGGCAGTCTGCTGCTGCTCGGCGGGCGGCTGGCCGACCTCTTCGGCCGCAAGACCACCCTGCTGATCGGGCTGATCGGTTTCGCCGCCTCCTCCGCGCTGGCCGGAGCCGCGGGCGGTTTCGACTTGCTGGTGGTGGGGCGTGCGCTCCAGGGCGCGTTCGGCGCGATGCTCGCGCCGTCGGCCCTCTCGCTGCTGACGACGACCTTCACCGACCCGAAGGAACGCGGCCGTGCCTTCGGGGTGTTCGGGGCGATCGCCGGTTCCGGTGGCGCGGTCGGACTGCTCCTCGGCGGGGTGCTCACCGAGCACCTGAACTGGCGCTGGACGCTGTACGTCAACCTCGTCATCGCCGTACTCGCGGTGGCCGGGGCACTGCTGTTCATCCGCCGGCCGGCACCCGCCCAGCGCCCCAAGCTGGACCTGCTGGGCACCCTGCTGGTCTCCAGCGGGCTCTTCTGCATCGTCTTCGGCTTCTCCAACGCGGAGACGTACGCCTGGAGCGACCCGATGTGCTGGGGCTTCCTGGCCGGCGGTGTCGCACTGCTGCTCGCCTTCACCGGCTGGCAGACCAGGGCCGTGCACCCGCTGCTGCCGCTGCGGGTCTTCGCCGACCGCAACCGCAGCGCCTCGTACCTGATGGTGTTCGCCACCGGCGCCGGAATGTTCGGGATCTTCCTCTTCCTGACCTACTACCTCCAGCAGATCCTCGGCTACACACCGGTGAAGACCGGGCTCGCCTTCCTGCCGATGATCCTGATGCTGATGGTGCTGGCCCAGCTGTCCATCAACGTGCTCATGCCGAGGATCGGCCCCAAGATCATGGTGCCGATCGGCACCCTGCTCGCCGCGGGCGGCCTGGTCTGGCTGACCAAGCTCGACCTGTCCAGCAGCTACTCGGCGGACATCCTGCCGCCCCTGCTGCTCATCGGCGCCGGTATCGGCATGGTGATGCCCCCGGCGATGTCACTGGCGACGCTCGGCATCGCACCCGCCGACCAGGGGGTCGCGTCCGCGACCGTCAACACCATGCAGCAGGTGGGCGGTTCCATCGGCACCGCGCTGTTCTCCACCATGGCGACCACCGCGGCGGGCGACTACGTGAAGGACCACGGCACCTCCAAGCCGGCCCTCGCCGAGGCCGCCGTGCACAGCTACGCCACCGTCTACTGGTGGGCCGCCGGCCTGTTCGCGGTCGGCTTCGTCATCGCGATCTTCCTCTACCGCACGGGCCGTCCGCTGGCGGCCGCCCCGGCACCGGCCGGTGCGCAGGCCAACGGGGCCACCGAGGGCGCGGCCGCCGTGACCCCGCAGGACCGGCCCACCGCGGAACTGCCGGCCACCGGGGTGCCCGCGGGCCCGCCGCAGGCGAGCGTGCGGGGACGGGTGCTCGGTGAGCACGGCGCTCCGGTGGCATCGGCCGTGACGCTCATCGACCAGGGCGGCCGCCAGGTCGCACGGGCCGTACCCGCGCCGGACGGCTCGTACGCGCTGTCAGCGCCGCACGGCAGGTACGTCCTGGTCGCATCGGCGCCGGACTGCCGGCCCAGGATCAGCGAACTCGTCCTGGGCACGGAGCCCGTCGACCACAACGTCCAGCTCGCCGGGACCGGCGGACTCTTCGGCACCGTCAGCGGGACGGCCGGGCCCCTCGAAGGTGCGCTGCTCGTCGTGACGGACGCGGAAGGCAGTGTGGTCGACTCGACCGTGTCGGCCGCGGACGGCGGCTATCGGCTGCCCTCGCTGCCGCCGGCCGCGTACACCCTCACCGCCGGTGCGGAGGGCCACCAGCCCTACGCCGCCCTGGTCACGGTGACCGGCTCCGCGCCCACCCGCCACGACGCGGCCCTCACGGCCGCGGCGACGGTGCGGGGCACGGTGCACGGACCGCAGGGTGCCCCGGTGAACGACGCCCTGGTCACCCTGCTCGACGCGGCGGGCAACGTCGTCGCCCGGCACACCACGGGTCCGGACGGCGTGTACACGTTCACGGGCCTCACCGGCCTCGACTACACACTGATCGCCGCGGGCTACCCGCCCGCCGCGTCCCAGCTCACCGTTCCCTCGGACGCCCAGAACGGCTTCGACGTGCTGCTGGGGCACTCGGACTGA
- a CDS encoding FHA domain-containing protein yields MSELTLTVMRLGFLAVLWLFVIVAVQVIRSDLFGTRVTQRGSRRNADSRPQQTARQAAAPPQQRQQPAAGRQRRGAPTKLVVSEGTLTGTTVALQGQTVTLGRAHDSTIVLDDDYASSRHARIYPDRDGQWIVEDLGSTNGTYLDRTRLTTPTPIPLGAPIRIGKTVIELRK; encoded by the coding sequence ATGTCAGAGCTGACCCTGACGGTCATGCGGCTAGGTTTCCTAGCTGTTCTGTGGCTGTTCGTGATCGTGGCCGTCCAGGTCATCCGCAGCGATCTGTTCGGAACGCGCGTCACGCAGCGCGGCTCACGCCGCAACGCGGACTCCCGTCCTCAGCAGACCGCGCGCCAGGCCGCCGCGCCGCCGCAACAGCGCCAGCAGCCGGCCGCCGGCCGCCAGCGCCGGGGCGCACCCACCAAACTCGTCGTGTCCGAGGGCACCCTCACCGGCACCACGGTCGCCCTCCAGGGCCAGACCGTCACGCTCGGCCGGGCACATGATTCAACAATCGTGCTGGACGACGACTACGCGTCGAGCAGGCATGCCAGGATCTACCCCGACCGAGACGGCCAGTGGATCGTCGAGGATCTCGGGTCCACCAACGGCACGTATCTCGACCGGACCCGGCTGACCACCCCGACACCGATCCCGCTGGGCGCACCGATCCGCATCGGCAAGACCGTCATCGAGCTGCGGAAGTAG